The genomic stretch GCAGGTGATCCACCCCAAGACCATCAAGCCACTGCAGAATAAAGGCATTCCGCTCTATGTTAAATCCTTCCTGGACAAACAACTACCCGGTACCGTTATACATAAAAAATCTATCAAAGGATTACCCCCTATCGTTGTGCTGAAGAAAGACCAGGCCCTGATCCGCCTGCATTCCCGTGATTTCTCCTTTGTAGGCGAAAAACCGGTGGCCGATCTCTACCAGCTCCTGTCGGACCTGAAAGCCCGGCCCAACCTGATCCAGACCGGCGCCGTCACTATCCAGGTCTGCCTGGACGACCGTTCCGATAAGATCGAAAAACTGGCATTGGACGCCTCCGCAGATTTTGAAGTAGAAGTAGAAAAAGGACTGACCCTGCTCACCATCCGCCATTACGATGAAGCGATCCTGGCCAGCATGCTCAACGGTCATATTGTGAAGCTGCGGCAGCAATCGCCGGAAACCGTGCAGCTGCTGTTGCTGCCGGCGTAAAACGGAAGCCCTGTAATTCAAGTAACGGGACTGGACCTACCCACCTTTCTTTAAGGGATATTATCCGGCGCAAAGAATGGCTGGCCTTCCGGGATTATCTCCGGGAACTGCCTGTAACAGTGAATCACAGCGTTTGATGATAACAAGCACATAAATGCCTTGCCAGGTGTTGACAAGGCTTCATTTCAAGACAGGTAATTACCCGGACAGATCAGGAATCGGCGGCTTTAAAACCGGTTTTCGTTAATTCAATTTTCCGTTGTTTGTAGAGGGCGCCCAGCGCCATTTTGAAAGTCTTTTTGCTGATGCCAAAGACCTTGTAGATCTCCTCAGGTGAGGATTTATCATGGTAAGGAAGGTAACCATTGTGTTCTTCCAGCAATTGCAGTATCTTATCTTCTTCGGATGCTACTTTTTTATAGCCTGCCTCGCCGAAACCTACATCAATCTTATTTTCCGGCAGGATGGCCTTCACAAAACCTTTCAGCTGCTCCCCTGTCTTCAGTTCCCGGAACACGTCACTGAAATGCAGCAGGCCGATATGCCGGTTATTGATGATCACCACATAACCCAGGTCGGACTCCCTTTGCACCACCAGGTCAACCGGTTCTTTTTCCGCCACTGTCAGCTGCTCATTGCTCAGGAAACGATTGACCTTTTCGGTAGCCGCTACGCGGCCGGTCTGCTCATCCATGTAGATCATCACCAGGTAGGGCTCCCCGGCGTAAGCCAGCGACAGCTGCTGGGATTTGGGCAGGAAAAGGTCCTTCATCAGTCCCCAGTCCAGGAATGCGCCCTGGCGGGTAGTGCTGACACAGTTCAGCAACACAATTTCCCCCACTACGCCTTTCGGCTGCTGGGTAGTGGCTATCAGCCGGTTTTCGGAATCATGGTAAATGAACACCCGAAGCTCGTCGCCCTCACGGGCGCCACGGGGTACAAAACGTTTGGGCAGCAGGATCTCTTCCCCTGCACCGTCCAGATAAAGTCCGAATTCAACTTGCTTGACAACCCTCAGGTTGTAATATTGTCCTGCTTCGATCATACAATTTTGGTAGCTGTTCAGTCGCAAAGGTAAAGGGTTTAGCGCCGGCCCTAAAAAAAACACTGTCATGGTTGTTACATTTCCCAAAAATGGCGACCCATGGCCTGTTGGCCATCCGATTCCTAATTATTGAGTACTTTGCCCTTTATGAACCGTCCATTGGATTTTTACCAGGAAAAGATCAATCAGTACACCACTACCGTTAACCAGCTGCAGCAGCGCTGGCTATTGCTCTCCACGCTTCGCCTGCTGAGCTTTGTGGCCATGCTGGTAGCTGGTTACTACTGGATCAAACAGGATCATTCCCTCCCTTTAGGCCTTGCAGTCTTCTTCCTGATCATATTTATTGTGCTGGTCAGGATCGCCCTCACCATCCGCGACCAGAAACAGCTGGCCAGCAAACTGGTGTTCATCAACCAGAATGAAAAGAATATCCTCCTGCAGCAGCCCAATGGATTCCCCGATGGCAAGGCCTTTGCCGCCGGTGGAGAATATGCCGCCGACCTGGATATCTTTGGTCCCGGCTCGCTCTTCCACCTGCTCAACCGCACCACCACTTCCCATGGTACGGAACAACTGGCCGGGCTTCTTCAACAACCGCCCCTTTCCCCGGACACCATTGCCGCCCGGCAGGAAGCTGTAAAAGCCCTGAGCAAGCAAACGGACCTGCGACAGCTACTGGCCGCCCATGGCCT from Candidatus Pseudobacter hemicellulosilyticus encodes the following:
- a CDS encoding S1-like domain-containing RNA-binding protein, with the translated sequence MIEAGQYYNLRVVKQVEFGLYLDGAGEEILLPKRFVPRGAREGDELRVFIYHDSENRLIATTQQPKGVVGEIVLLNCVSTTRQGAFLDWGLMKDLFLPKSQQLSLAYAGEPYLVMIYMDEQTGRVAATEKVNRFLSNEQLTVAEKEPVDLVVQRESDLGYVVIINNRHIGLLHFSDVFRELKTGEQLKGFVKAILPENKIDVGFGEAGYKKVASEEDKILQLLEEHNGYLPYHDKSSPEEIYKVFGISKKTFKMALGALYKQRKIELTKTGFKAADS